GAAACCGCGGGTGAGCTGACGCACCGACATGTTGCAGAGCGTGGCCAACTCTTCCAGCGGCGGCGGCGGGCCGGACTGGTGCAACCGTTCGTCTATCCGCCGCAACCGCCAGGAAGCGAGTCCTCCCGTGATCGGCCCCTCCGCAATCGCCTGACAATAGCGCGCCACCTCGATCGCCAGTTGCTGCGCGATCAGTTCAGCCAGAACTTCTCCCCCCGGGCCGGGATGCCGCACTTCCGCCGCCAGGCGCAGCAGGCAGGCGCGCATATGGGGATGGGCAATGTCCAGACCCGCCGCCAGCCGACGGTCGGTCCATTCCATGCTGCCGTCGAGCCAGCGGTCGATGGCGGCGGCGGGAATCTCGCACACCACCGACGCCTGTCGCCCACCGGCATCGCTGCGCACATGGATCGCCTCGCCGGGGGGCACCAGGAATATCTCGCCCAGCGGTTCATAACGATGCGGCCCCCAACGTTCGCGATAGCAACCGCGCGCCTGTTCCGGACGCGATGTCAGGCACAGGTCGAGCCAGTAATGATCGGTGCGGCGGAACAGCCGGTTCGTCGGCTGGTCGAGTTGCAGCCGCATGATCCGAACCAAAGCGGAAGGCACGACCAATTCCGCTTCAAAAATAGAATTGGCGAAACTTTCCTCCTGCGACACCCTGCTCTCCCCGGCTTCATCGGTCTTGGCCTTATCGGTGGATTATGGCTGGTAAACGATAGCCACGTCAATTGCAGGCGATGCCACTCTCGCGGACAGTCGCGCGTGTGACAACGACCGCCGACGGCGGCGACTATTCTCAAGGAGAGTGATGTGACGGGTCTGTTCGACTGTTCGGGCAAGGTGACGCTGGTGACCGGAGGCAATGGCGGGATCGGCCTGGGCTTTGCGCGCGGCATTGCCAGGATGGGCGGCAAGATCGCGATCTGGGCGCGCAACGCCGAAAAGAACGAAGCCGCCAAGGCCGATCTGCTGGCGGCTGGCGCGGGCCGGGTCGAAACCTATCGGGTCGATGTCGCGTCGGAACAGGCGATCATCGATGGCTATGCCAAGTTGCTGGCCGATTTCGGCCGGATCGACTGCGTCTTCGCCAATTCTGGCCGCGCTTCCCGCAGCCGATCGGTGCTGACGCTGGACGCGGAGGAATGGCATGACCTGCTGGCGGTCAACCTGCACGGCGCCTTCTTCACCCTGCGCGAAGGCGCCAGGGCGATGGTCGCGCGCGCCGAGGCCGGCGAGCCGGGTGGCAGCCTGGTATATTGCGGCAGCCTGTCGATGTTCCATGGTATGCCGGGAATCAACAATTATGCTGCATCCAAGGGCGGCATGGGCGCTGCCGTACGCGGCATGGCGGCGGAACTGGGCAAATATGCCATACGCGCCAACTCGATCGCCCCCGGCTACGTCAAGACCGGCATCGGCGGCGATGGTGAGATGAGCGAAGAGATGAAAGCGCGCATGGCCGCGGTCGACGCGCATTTTTCCGCCAAGACGCCAATCCATCGGCCCGGCGCAATCGAGGATTTCGAAGGGATCGGCGCCTATCTCTGCTCCGACGCCTCGCGCTTTCATAGCGGCGATACGATCGTGATCGACGGCGGCAGCCTGATCTATCCCCCTTATGCCTTCTGAACGGAGGACCATTCCCATGCGTCTGCTCACCATCCATGACGTGAACGATGTACGGCTTGATCCCTATGAACGGCCACAGGCCGGTCCGAAGGATGTCGTCGTGAAGATGAAAGCCTGCGGCATTTGCGGCAGCGACCTCAGCTACATCAAGAATGGGGGAATACCCACGCCGGGCAAACTGACCGCGCTGGGCCATGAAGGCGCGGGTGAGCTGATGTTCGTAGGTGCCGAGGTACAGGGCGTATCGGTCGGCCAAGGCGTCATCATCAACCCGATGATGACGCCCAGCTATATCGGCAGCGGCGGGCCGGAGGGCGCCTTTACCGAGGAACTGCTGGTCCGCGACGCCCGGTTGGGCGACAGCCTGCTGCCGATCCCCGATGGCATTCCCTTCGAAGTGGCCGCCATGTGTGAGCCGCTGTCCGTCGCGATGCACGGCGTCAACCGGGCGCAGGTCAAGGCGGGAGACAAGGTGGTCATCTTCGGCTGCGGGCCGATCGGCCTTGGCATGGTGCTATGGGCCATCGATCGCGGCTGCCAGGATGTGATCGCGCTCGATCTGGCCGAGGAACGGCTGGAACGCGCGCGGGCGCTGGGCGCGCATGGCGTCAATCCGGGCACGGAGGATGCGCTGCAACGGATCAAGGCGATCCACGGCACGGTGACGGTGTTCGGCCGCGAAAAGGCGCAGACCGACGCCTATATCGACGCGGCGGGCGCTCCGTCCATCCTGCGCGATGTAGTGACGCTGGCCAAGACCCATGCCCGGCATGTCATCACCGCCGCCTATCTGAAACCGATCGAGCTGCCGGCAGGTCCCATGCTGACCACGGAAATGACGATCACGACAGCGGTCGGCTATCCGACCGAGATGCCCGATGTGATCGCCGCCATGCCGCGCCTGAAGGACAAGATCGCCGCGCTCATCAGCCACACATTGCCTTTCGATCAGGTGATCGAGGGCCTGGATATCGCCGCCCGGCCACAGTCGGCCAAGGTCATGATCGAGTTTCCGGAGATTCAGCATGAGCAGTAAACCACAAACCCCGCTTGGCGCGCTTGTCACCGCTGGCGATGGCCAGACGGCGGCGGAACCGATTGCCGACGGCATCTTCATGGTGAAGGACATAACCAACGCCTATCTGGTGACGACGAAGGACGGCGATCTGCTGGTCAACACCGGCTTTCTGGGCCATGGCGCACGCAACAAGGAACTGTTCGCCCCCCACCGCACGGGTCCGCTGCGGCGCATCATCCTGACCCAAAGCCATGCCGACCATTATGGCGCGTTGCCTGAGCAGAAGGAGGACGGCACGCAGGTCATCGCGGGTGCTGGCTTCACCGACACGGCCGCCTATTTCGACCGGCTTGCTCCCTTCCTGGGGCGTCGATCTGGCAAGCTCTGGGCATCGATGACGCGGCGCGACGGGCCGCCACCCAAGCCGCCCGTCATCATACCGGACATCGCGGTGGCGACAACGCACGCATTCGAACAGGGCGGACGCCGGTTCGAGGTGGTGAAGACGCCCGGCGGCGAGACGCTATGTTCTGTCTTTCTTTGGATGCCGGATGAAAAGACCGTCTTCACCAGCAATCTCTTCGGCCCCGTGTGGCGAGCCATGCCCAACCTGGTCACTATCCGTGGAGATCGACCCCGGCTGGTGCGCGCCTATCTCCGATCGGTCGAGCAGGTTCGGGCGCTCGAACCGGAACTGGTCATCACCGGCCATGGCGATCCCATCCGGGGACGCGACACCATTCGCGCCGATCTCGACCGGATGCACGCGGCGGTCAGCTATCTGGAGCGTGAGACCATCGCGGGCATGAATGCGGGGCGGATGGTGCAGGATCTGATGCGCGAGATCGCCCTGCCCGACGACCTCAAGATCGGCGAGTTCCACGGCAAGACCCCCTGGGTCGTCCGCGCCATCTGGGAGGAGAATGCCGGCTGGTTCCATTATGCCGACGGCACCACCGCCCTCTACGGCGTACCGCGATCGGCGGTCGATGCCGACCTGGCCGAAATGGCCGGAGGCGCTGGCGCACTGGCGGTGCGCGCACACGCCCATGTCGTGAGCCAACGTCCGCTCGAAGCGCTGCACCTCCTCGATATCGCGCTGCATGTCGCGCCCGATCATGAGGCTGCGCTGGACGTCAAGAAGGCCGCGCTAGAACAATTGCTCGCCGCCAGTGGCGGCGCCAACCTGTCGGAGACCATGTGGCTGAAGGCGGAAATCGCCGATGCCGAAGCACGGCTGGCCAAACAAAAACAAGAAGGAGAAGGATGATGACCATCACAACCGCCGGGATCGATGCCGACGCCCTGCTGGCCGCAGCGCGCGCGCAGACCGGCCTCACCGACCTGGGCGACGACGCGATATTGGAGGGCTTCGGCGTCCTGGTCGATGCGATCAATCGCGAGGCGAATCTGACCGAGAGCGCCCAGGGCCGCTGGGCGCAGCAATTGACCGCAACGCTCATCAACCGGCTGAAGGTGGAGGACTGGCTCGCCCGGCACCCCGACCTGTTGGAGCGGCCGGTGGAAAAGCCGCTCTTCGTGTTCGGCCTGCCGCGCACCGGTACGACGCTGACCATCAACCTGCTGAACGCCGATCCGGCCCGGCGCTGCTTTCTGCGCTGGGAGGCGTTCGACACCGTGCCGCCCGCCGCCGCCGGGGCTTTGCACAGCGATCCGCGCTATGTGGCGGAGCAGGAGCGGCTCGCCCTGTCGCTCAAATATGCGCCGCATATCTCGGCCATCCATCATGAGGATGCCGACAGCCCGACCGAGTGCCAATTCTCGATGGCGCCGTCCTTCTGCGCGCAATATTTCGACTCGGTCCTCAACATCCCGAGCTATCAGAAATGGCTGTTCTCGACGAGCTACCTGCCGGCCTTCCGCTACCAGAAACGACTGTTCCAGCTATTGCAGACGCATAATGGCGGGCAGTGGACGCTGAAAAATCCCTGGCACCCGCTGTTCCTGGATGACCTGACCAGCGTCTATCCCGATGCACAGCTTGTGATGACCCATCGCGACCCGGCGGATGTCGTCGCCTCCGCCTGCAGCCTGGTCTATCAGGTGCGCAAGATGTTCAGCGCCGATGTCGATCCGGTCGTGGTCGGACAGTCGCAACTGCGCACCTTCGACAAGATGATCGAGCGGATGCTGGCCTATCGCGAGAAACATGGCTGGGAATCGATCCACGACATCCAGTATGATGAACAACTGCGCGATCCGATCGGCGAGATGCAGCGCCTCTATACGCGGTTCGACACGCCCTTCACGGCGGAGGCGGAAAGCGGGATGCGCGCGGCGCTGGCGGCCAATCCGCAGGGCAAGCATGGCAAGCACAGCTATGCCCTGGAGGATTACGGCTTCGACCGGGCAGGCATCCATGCGCATTTCAGCGACTATATCGATCGCTTCGCCATTCCTGTCCGGGGGTGAATCTATGTGGGAGGGATTTGTCCCCTCCCCCTTTTCTTCAGGCGCCACGCGCCATGGCGAAGCTGTGGCGCAAATGGGCAAGATGGCCGTCCGGCACGGGTGGAAACAACAGCGCGGCGTCGGTATCGCGAATGCCATCCATGTCCGCCGCGATCTGCTCGATCGTCCAGTCGGGGCGGAACACACCCTGGGTTTCCATCATATAGGCACGCGCCACGCGGCCGGCCATGGCGATCAGCATCTCGCCGGAAATGGTGCAATCCTCATGCGCCAGCCAGGCGACGGCGGGCGCCACCAGTTCCGGGTCCATTGGTGGATAGGCGCTGGTATCCAGCCCCTCCGCCATGCGGGTGACGGCGCCCGGCAGGATGATGTTGCTCTTGATATCATGCGCCGCACCCTCGATCGCGGCGACGTTCGACAGGCCGATCATTCCGGCCTTGGCCACGCTATAGTTCACAACGCCGGCATTGCCGTATAAGCCGTTGATCGAACCGGTCAGAACGATACGGCCATGATTGGCAGCGATCATGTGCGGGAAGGCCGCGCGCACCACATGGAACGCGCCGCGCAGGTGAACGTCGATCACCGTCTCGAAATCCGCGCAGGACAATTCGGCCAGCGCGCCGCGCCGAACGATGCCGGCATTGTGGATCAGGATGTCGATGCGACCGAATGCGCCGATCGCCGCATCGATGATCGCCTGCCCGCCTTCGGGCGTCGCCACGCTGGCGGTGGAGGCGAGCGCCGTGCCACCGGCTGCATGAATTTCATCGACGACCGCTTGCGCCGGACCAGCGTCGATCCCCTCCCCCTGCATCGAGACGCCGGGATCATTGACGATGATCTTCGCTCCACGCGATGCCAGCAACAGCGCATAGGCGCGGCCCAAACCCCGCCCCGCTCCGGTGATGACCGCTACGCGGCCGTCAAATCGCTTCTCGCCCATGGGCCGCACTCTCCCTGTCATCTCTTCGGACGACTGTAGCCATGGCGGAGAAGGACAGAAGGGGCCGCCGCCGCATATCGCACCGGCGACGGCTCCTTTTGATTAGGCCCGGCTCGGCAGTTCCGCGATGGCGGTGCCGAAGGCCGAAATCTCACCACGATGGGTTTCCGCGCGCTGCTGGATCTCGACATATTTCTTGCCGTTCTCCTCGAACTTGCGGATCACGCTGCCGTCGATGAAGATCACGTCGCCATCGGGATTGTGGCGGCGAATCTGGCACTTGCTCTTGTGCAGGAACCCATCGTCACCGATCCAGTTGGTGACCTGGTGCGTCAGCCAGCTACAGCGTTCCGGTCCATAGTCATAAGCACCGGGCGCGCCCACTTCGAGCGCGAAGGCTTCGTCCCAATGGACGCGCTCCGGGCAGTCTGGAACGTTGAAACGGTTCTTGATGCCGGTGCCCGGATGCTTCTGCTGCATCTTCCAGGCCAGCTTGTTGGCGCGGATATAGAGGCCGCCCCAACCCTGCGCGTAACAGATGAAGCCGGTGACGGTCATCGGCCCCTTCATCATGCGCGGCAGTTCGTCACCGACCTGGACATCTTCCCAATAACGGGGGGTGGCGCCGCGAATCTCTTCCTTCTCGTAGAGCTTGTACATCTCCGCCAGTTGCTCGTCGGTGAAAGGCTCCACCCGGCCACGGGCCTCGGTATATTTGGTGCCGCGTTCGCGCGCTTCGTCGCGGTCGGTGCGAAACACCCAGCTATCAGCCTCGCACAGCTTGTCGCCATGCTGGTTGAAGAAGTCGACATGGTAGATCTGCTGGAAGCTACGACCAGCGAACTTGGTCTGATGCTCGATCAGATCTTTCAGATAGGCTTCGGTACGGATCGTATCGCCCCGCAGCACCGGCTTATGCCAGGTCCAGTCCGCACCCGCCCACATGGCGTGAACCCCCGACAAGCCACCGCAATAACCCGAAATGATTCGGCTGGTTGTGAACAGGAAGCTCGGCAGCGCGACCAGCGCACCATATTTGGTCTTCGCCGCATAGTCCGGGTCGCACCACAGCGGATTATCGTCACCGATACCATGCGCATAGTGACGGATCGCATCGCGCGTCGCTTCATAGTTCCAGGGTTCGACCGTATTCTCGATCTTGACGCCGATGCGCTGGCGCAGGTCGTCCAGTCCTTCTTCGGTGATCTTGGGAAATTTGTTGGTAGGCTTTTCCGCCAATGTTGCCATGTTTCTTCTCCTGAAAATCAATGCGACAATTCTGCGGTCTTTGCCGCTTCCCGGTCGCGCAGCATTTTGCGATGAACTTTCCCCGCCGGGGTCTTGGGCAGTTCGCTTACAAATTCGACGATGCGGGGAAACTCATGCTGCGCCAGCTTTTCGCGGGTGAAAGTCTGAAGCGCCGTCACCAGCGCATCATCGCCCGTGACATTGGCGATGACGAAGGCCTTGACCACCTGCCCGCGCTGGTCGTCGGGCACGCCGATCACCGCGCATTCCAGCACTGTGGGATGCTTGAGCAGCGTATTCTCGATCTCCACCGCGCTCATCGTCCAGCCCGCCGAGATGATGACGTCATCGGCGCGGCCGCAATGATAGAAATAACCGTCCTCGTCGGTCTTCGCCCGATCCTTGGTCGACATCCAGCCGCCGCCACGCCAGAGCATCAATTCGCCAATCTCTCCCGGATCACAGACCGATCCATCGGGCCGCTGCACTTCAAGGCGCTGTCCGGGAACTGCCTTGCCCAGCGATCCGGGCTTGACCTGATAATCGTCGGCGCCCGGATAGTTGACCAGCACCACGCCGATTTCGGTCGTGCCATACATGGAGCAGGCCGGCCGCTGGAAATATTCGTCGATGAACTCCAGCGTCGCCGGGTCGATCGGCTCGCCAGTGTAGCTGAGCTTGTCGAAGTGGAAGCGATAGTCGCCCGCCTTCCCGCTATTCTTCATCATGCGATAATGGGTGGCTGCGGCCGACATGTTGGTGATGCCGAAATCGTCCAGTGCCTTCATCAGCCGCACCGGATCGAAACGCCCCGCGAACGTGCCGGTCGTGACGCCCAGCCCCAGCGGCGCCAGCGTCCCGTGCCACAGGCCATGGCCCCATGCGGGCGAGGACGGACAGAAAAATTCGTCGCCCGGCCGGATGCCCGTGCCATAGAGCGCCGCGAACATCAGCGTGACCAGCGCCCGATGCGTATGCTTCACCGCCTCCGGCAGCTCGCGGGTGGTTCCGGACGTATATTGGAACACGGCCAGATCGTTGGCCTTCGTTTTCGGTTCGTAGCTGGCCGGGAATTTGGCGATCTCGTCCAGCAGCCCCCCATCAGCCACGATCACGCGGGGACCGTCGATGCTGCGCGCCAGTTCCGCCTTTTCCGCATTGGTGATGAGGATGCTGGGCCTGCAATCATCGACCCGCAGTCGCAAGGCATCGGGACCAAACAGGGTGAACAGCGGCACCGAAATGGCGCCCGTCTGCATCGCCCCGAACAGGCAGACATAGAAGGGCAGCGAGGGTTCAAGCATGAAGGCGATGCGTTCACCCGGCTGAACGCCCTCCGCATCCAGCCAATGCGCGAATTGCGCTGCGCCTGCCGCGATCGCATCAAAGCTCAATATCTCGTCACGGGCTACACCGTCGGCATTGGCGGCATGAGCAATGCGCACCGCTGCGCGTCCCGATCCGTCTGCATGGCGCGTGATACATTCCTGCGCGATATTGAGATGATCGCGATCACCATCGAACAGTTCCCACAGGGCTGCGGAATTCGCATGGGCCTGCGCATCGGCATAGCGGGTCAAGTCGGTGAGCTTCGCCATTCATCCTGTCCATTCACCATGGCGAATGGCGGACCTGCCGCTTCGCCTCGACAAACGCCATGTCACGCCGACTCTATTGTTGTAAATTATGAATGATATTCTATATTTTGAATGATCGTCCATCGCCTGGGCGATGGAGAATATGGCAGATGACCGACCCTGTTCGAGCGCCCTCCCCCATCCGGAAGGTCGCGCGCACCATCAAGGAGAGCAAGGCGCCGGCCATTGCGCGAGCCGCCGCGATCCTGCGCCTGCTGGGACGGAGCGAACGGCCACTGGGCGTCCAGGCCATCGCCAAGGAACTGGGCCTGGTCCCATCCACCTGCCTCTATGTGCTGCGCGCGCTGGTGGAGGAGGAACTGGTATCCTTCGATCCCGATACCAAACGCTACGCGCTGGAGGCCGGGGTGCTGACGCTGGCGCGTCACTGGTTGCGGCGCGATCCGTTCAACGATCTTGCCCAGCCCCTGCTCGATCGGCTGGCGCAGCGCTTCGGCCTCACCATGCTGGGCGTGCAGGCTATGGGCCTGGATCATATGATCGTCGTCGCCATGGCCCAGTCGTCCAGCGGCTTCCAGCTCAGTACCCAGGTCGGCAGCCGGTTTCCCGCACTCATCAGCGCAACGGGACGCTGCATCGCCGCGTTCGGCGATTATCCGGAAGAGGAACTCAGACGCCGGTTCGACCAGTTGCGATGGGATGATCCGCCGCCCTTCGCAGACTGGATGGAGCAGTTGTGCCAGACACGCGCGCAGGGCTTCGCGATCGATGAAGGGCAATATATCGCAGGAGCCACGGTCGTGGCGGCTCCGGTCTGGAAGGGGCCGGGCCGCCCGGTCCATGCGCTGGTGGCCATCGGTATCGGCTCGGCGCTGCAACGGGACGGAGCGATGACGCAATTATCGGCAGCGTTGATGGAAGCCGCCCGCGCCCTGTCCGGTCAGCTAGGC
The window above is part of the Sphingobium sp. BYY-5 genome. Proteins encoded here:
- a CDS encoding SDR family oxidoreductase, which codes for MTGLFDCSGKVTLVTGGNGGIGLGFARGIARMGGKIAIWARNAEKNEAAKADLLAAGAGRVETYRVDVASEQAIIDGYAKLLADFGRIDCVFANSGRASRSRSVLTLDAEEWHDLLAVNLHGAFFTLREGARAMVARAEAGEPGGSLVYCGSLSMFHGMPGINNYAASKGGMGAAVRGMAAELGKYAIRANSIAPGYVKTGIGGDGEMSEEMKARMAAVDAHFSAKTPIHRPGAIEDFEGIGAYLCSDASRFHSGDTIVIDGGSLIYPPYAF
- a CDS encoding MaoC family dehydratase N-terminal domain-containing protein, translated to MATLAEKPTNKFPKITEEGLDDLRQRIGVKIENTVEPWNYEATRDAIRHYAHGIGDDNPLWCDPDYAAKTKYGALVALPSFLFTTSRIISGYCGGLSGVHAMWAGADWTWHKPVLRGDTIRTEAYLKDLIEHQTKFAGRSFQQIYHVDFFNQHGDKLCEADSWVFRTDRDEARERGTKYTEARGRVEPFTDEQLAEMYKLYEKEEIRGATPRYWEDVQVGDELPRMMKGPMTVTGFICYAQGWGGLYIRANKLAWKMQQKHPGTGIKNRFNVPDCPERVHWDEAFALEVGAPGAYDYGPERCSWLTHQVTNWIGDDGFLHKSKCQIRRHNPDGDVIFIDGSVIRKFEENGKKYVEIQQRAETHRGEISAFGTAIAELPSRA
- a CDS encoding helix-turn-helix transcriptional regulator, which produces MPSALVRIMRLQLDQPTNRLFRRTDHYWLDLCLTSRPEQARGCYRERWGPHRYEPLGEIFLVPPGEAIHVRSDAGGRQASVVCEIPAAAIDRWLDGSMEWTDRRLAAGLDIAHPHMRACLLRLAAEVRHPGPGGEVLAELIAQQLAIEVARYCQAIAEGPITGGLASWRLRRIDERLHQSGPPPPLEELATLCNMSVRQLTRGFRTSRGCSIGDHVAQMRIEMAKRHLASDENIKEIAFALGFASPSSFAYAFRRATGSTPRLFRQRNLSRTR
- a CDS encoding MBL fold metallo-hydrolase, whose amino-acid sequence is MSSKPQTPLGALVTAGDGQTAAEPIADGIFMVKDITNAYLVTTKDGDLLVNTGFLGHGARNKELFAPHRTGPLRRIILTQSHADHYGALPEQKEDGTQVIAGAGFTDTAAYFDRLAPFLGRRSGKLWASMTRRDGPPPKPPVIIPDIAVATTHAFEQGGRRFEVVKTPGGETLCSVFLWMPDEKTVFTSNLFGPVWRAMPNLVTIRGDRPRLVRAYLRSVEQVRALEPELVITGHGDPIRGRDTIRADLDRMHAAVSYLERETIAGMNAGRMVQDLMREIALPDDLKIGEFHGKTPWVVRAIWEENAGWFHYADGTTALYGVPRSAVDADLAEMAGGAGALAVRAHAHVVSQRPLEALHLLDIALHVAPDHEAALDVKKAALEQLLAASGGANLSETMWLKAEIADAEARLAKQKQEGEG
- a CDS encoding zinc-binding dehydrogenase, coding for MRLLTIHDVNDVRLDPYERPQAGPKDVVVKMKACGICGSDLSYIKNGGIPTPGKLTALGHEGAGELMFVGAEVQGVSVGQGVIINPMMTPSYIGSGGPEGAFTEELLVRDARLGDSLLPIPDGIPFEVAAMCEPLSVAMHGVNRAQVKAGDKVVIFGCGPIGLGMVLWAIDRGCQDVIALDLAEERLERARALGAHGVNPGTEDALQRIKAIHGTVTVFGREKAQTDAYIDAAGAPSILRDVVTLAKTHARHVITAAYLKPIELPAGPMLTTEMTITTAVGYPTEMPDVIAAMPRLKDKIAALISHTLPFDQVIEGLDIAARPQSAKVMIEFPEIQHEQ
- a CDS encoding IclR family transcriptional regulator; translation: MTDPVRAPSPIRKVARTIKESKAPAIARAAAILRLLGRSERPLGVQAIAKELGLVPSTCLYVLRALVEEELVSFDPDTKRYALEAGVLTLARHWLRRDPFNDLAQPLLDRLAQRFGLTMLGVQAMGLDHMIVVAMAQSSSGFQLSTQVGSRFPALISATGRCIAAFGDYPEEELRRRFDQLRWDDPPPFADWMEQLCQTRAQGFAIDEGQYIAGATVVAAPVWKGPGRPVHALVAIGIGSALQRDGAMTQLSAALMEAARALSGQLGGA
- a CDS encoding SDR family NAD(P)-dependent oxidoreductase, with product MGEKRFDGRVAVITGAGRGLGRAYALLLASRGAKIIVNDPGVSMQGEGIDAGPAQAVVDEIHAAGGTALASTASVATPEGGQAIIDAAIGAFGRIDILIHNAGIVRRGALAELSCADFETVIDVHLRGAFHVVRAAFPHMIAANHGRIVLTGSINGLYGNAGVVNYSVAKAGMIGLSNVAAIEGAAHDIKSNIILPGAVTRMAEGLDTSAYPPMDPELVAPAVAWLAHEDCTISGEMLIAMAGRVARAYMMETQGVFRPDWTIEQIAADMDGIRDTDAALLFPPVPDGHLAHLRHSFAMARGA
- a CDS encoding sulfotransferase, which produces MTITTAGIDADALLAAARAQTGLTDLGDDAILEGFGVLVDAINREANLTESAQGRWAQQLTATLINRLKVEDWLARHPDLLERPVEKPLFVFGLPRTGTTLTINLLNADPARRCFLRWEAFDTVPPAAAGALHSDPRYVAEQERLALSLKYAPHISAIHHEDADSPTECQFSMAPSFCAQYFDSVLNIPSYQKWLFSTSYLPAFRYQKRLFQLLQTHNGGQWTLKNPWHPLFLDDLTSVYPDAQLVMTHRDPADVVASACSLVYQVRKMFSADVDPVVVGQSQLRTFDKMIERMLAYREKHGWESIHDIQYDEQLRDPIGEMQRLYTRFDTPFTAEAESGMRAALAANPQGKHGKHSYALEDYGFDRAGIHAHFSDYIDRFAIPVRG
- a CDS encoding AMP-binding protein; translation: MAKLTDLTRYADAQAHANSAALWELFDGDRDHLNIAQECITRHADGSGRAAVRIAHAANADGVARDEILSFDAIAAGAAQFAHWLDAEGVQPGERIAFMLEPSLPFYVCLFGAMQTGAISVPLFTLFGPDALRLRVDDCRPSILITNAEKAELARSIDGPRVIVADGGLLDEIAKFPASYEPKTKANDLAVFQYTSGTTRELPEAVKHTHRALVTLMFAALYGTGIRPGDEFFCPSSPAWGHGLWHGTLAPLGLGVTTGTFAGRFDPVRLMKALDDFGITNMSAAATHYRMMKNSGKAGDYRFHFDKLSYTGEPIDPATLEFIDEYFQRPACSMYGTTEIGVVLVNYPGADDYQVKPGSLGKAVPGQRLEVQRPDGSVCDPGEIGELMLWRGGGWMSTKDRAKTDEDGYFYHCGRADDVIISAGWTMSAVEIENTLLKHPTVLECAVIGVPDDQRGQVVKAFVIANVTGDDALVTALQTFTREKLAQHEFPRIVEFVSELPKTPAGKVHRKMLRDREAAKTAELSH